In the Oncorhynchus kisutch isolate 150728-3 unplaced genomic scaffold, Okis_V2 scaffold736, whole genome shotgun sequence genome, one interval contains:
- the LOC116361737 gene encoding trichohyalin-like: MIMREREEAGRRKEGQKNILGEIEGQNELEIEQEREMEEKQEVIKEAEEVYREREERGKEVSMKKHVVVNVKAKAREVFNRRKERRLEVLKGEREHIERGQQIRREKEERRLEMERKQERARQQEEQDRKQDIEIARQKEMFRLREEERQREEEREEQRKRAIEGHLALIREKEKILEVKKKEEMVEEERREIPEYKRGDLEDTEEEEEKEDDKVDILPPDKSIRRRAVGWVNKKWEKRNLKKIERTCQREAEEGDKIVHIVIPGPIRLTMTRAEREREKRKELLKAEERRKKLEDFNKQWRVQSLLKKHTHQQLKEEREKMKEKYLEQINLEADEQIQKFSTQYITRCPTTQHSHDYNHGQELPGWATGQQVSQEPVASGDGQQEGPRRQQAWAENQEESSENQQEGPENHQGGPDSQQLEAPEEVETSEPTSNNKKKPSIWKRIKMG, from the exons atgattatgagagaaagggaggaagcaggaagaagaaaggaggggcagaaaaatattttgggggaaatTGAGGGACAGAATGAACTGgagatagaacaggagagagagatggaagaaaagCAGGAAGTGATTAAGGAAGCAGAGGAAGTGtacagggaaagagaagagagaggaaaggaagtaaGCATGAAGAAACATGTAGTAGTTAATGTTAAAGCAAAAGCACGGGAAGTCTTCAATAGGCGTAAAGAGAGGAGGTTAGAAGTGTTGAAGGGGGAACGAGAACACATAGAAAGAGGACAACAaatcaggagggagaaggaggaaagaCGGCTGGAGATGGAAAGAAAACAGGAGAGGGCAAGACAACAAGAGGAGCAGGATAGAAAACAAGACATTGAAATTGCTAGACAGAAAGAAATGTTCAgactaagagaggaggagaggcagagagaggaagagagagaggagcagagaaagagagccattGAAGGCCATTTAGCTTtaatcagagagaaagagaagatttTAGAGGTAAAGAAAAAAGAGGAGATGGTGGAAGAGGAAAGAAGGGAGATCCCTGAGTACAAGAGGGGTGACTTAGAGGacactgaagaggaggaggagaaggaagatgaCAAGGTGGACATTCTCCCACCTGATAAAAGTATCCGAAGGAGAGCTGTGGGCTGGGTAAACAAGAAGTGGGAGAAGAGGAACCTCAAAAAGATAGAGAGAACCTGTCAGAGAGAAGCTGAGGAGGGCGATAAGATCGTCCACATAG TCATCCCTGGACCCATAAGGCTAACCATGAcccgggcagagagagagagggagaagaggaaggagctgctgaaggctgaggagagaaggaagaagttGGAGGATTTCAATAAGCAGTGGAGAGTGCAGTCGCTGCTTAAAAAACACACTCATCAacaactgaaggaggagagggagaagatgaAGGAAAAGTACCTGGAGCAGATTAATCTGGAGGCTGATGAGCAAATCCAGAAGTTCAGCACCCAGTACATCACCCGGTGTCCAACCACCCAACACAGCCACGACTACAACCACGGTCAGGAATTGCCGGGGTGGGCGACAGGCCAACAAGTAAGCCAAGAGCCTGTTGCATCTGGAGATGGCCAGCAGGAGGGGCCAAGGAGGCAACAGGCATGGGCAGAGAACCAGGAGGAGAGTTCAGAGAACCAGCAGGAGGGGCCAGAGAACCATCAGGGGGGGCCAGACAGCCAGCAGCTAGAAGCTCCAGAAGAGGTTGAAACATCAGAGCCAACCTCCAACAACAAGAAAAAGCCAAGCATCTGGAAGAGAATTAAGATGGGGTAA
- the LOC116361736 gene encoding cilia- and flagella-associated protein 251-like, translating into MVEEERREILEYKRGDLEDTEEEEEKEDDKVDILPPDKSIRRRAVGWVNKKWEKRNLKKIERTCQREAEEGDKIVHIVIPGPIRLTMTRAEREREKRKELLKAEERRKKLEDFNKQWRVQSLLKKHTHQQLKEEREKMKEKYLEQINLEADEQIQKFSTQYITRCPTTQHSHDYNHGQELPGWATGQQVSQEPVASGDGQQEGPRRQQAWAENQEESSENQQEGPENHQGGPDSQQLEAPEEVETSEPTSNNKKKPSIWKRIKMG; encoded by the exons ATGGTGGAAGAGGAAAGAAGGGAGATCCTTGAGTACAAGAGGGGTGACTTAGAGGacactgaagaggaggaggagaaggaagatgaCAAGGTGGACATTCTCCCACCTGATAAAAGTATCCGAAGGAGAGCTGTGGGCTGGGTAAACAAGAAGTGGGAGAAGAGGAACCTCAAAAAGATAGAGAGAACCTGTCAGAGAGAAGCTGAGGAGGGCGATAAGATCGTCCACATAG tCATCCCTGGACCCATAAGGCTAACCATGAcccgggcagagagagagagggagaagaggaaggagctgctgaaggctgaggagagaaggaagaagttGGAGGATTTCAATAAGCAGTGGAGAGTGCAGTCGCTGCTTAAAAAACACACTCATCAacaactgaaggaggagagggagaagatgaAGGAAAAGTACCTGGAGCAGATTAATCTGGAGGCTGATGAGCAAATCCAGAAGTTCAGCACCCAGTACATCACCCGGTGTCCAACCACCCAACACAGCCACGACTACAACCACGGTCAGGAATTGCCGGGGTGGGCGACAGGCCAACAAGTAAGCCAAGAGCCTGTTGCATCTGGAGATGGCCAGCAGGAGGGGCCAAGGAGGCAACAGGCATGGGCAGAGAACCAGGAGGAGAGTTCAGAGAACCAGCAGGAGGGGCCAGAGAACCATCAGGGGGGGCCAGACAGCCAGCAGCTAGAAGCTCCAGAAGAGGTTGAAACATCAGAGCCAACCTCCAACAACAAGAAAAAGCCAAGCATCTGGAAGAGAATTAAGATGGGGTAA